CGACGCGTCAGGTCATCCCGTCGTCTCCGCCCCGGTCGGCAGGGGCGGTTCCGCCTCCACGCGCTCCCATTCCTCGTCGTTGAGCAATCGGGAGCGGAGCAGGAACCGCACGCCCTCGGGGGCCTCCAGGGAGAAGCCGCTTCCCCTGCCCGGGACCACGTCGACGGTGAGGTGGGTGTGGCGCCAGTACGCGTACTGGCCGGCGCTCATCCAGAACGGTGTGTCTCCGGCTACGTGGC
Above is a genomic segment from Streptomyces sp. SLBN-31 containing:
- a CDS encoding DUF779 domain-containing protein translates to MGTRVRRVELTDAANELVAELTAGHGPVMFHQSGGCCDGSAPMCYPRGEFRVGGTDVLLGHVAGDTPFWMSAGQYAYWRHTHLTVDVVPGRGSGFSLEAPEGVRFLLRSRLLNDEEWERVEAEPPLPTGAETTG